AGGTAAAAATCGGCCGCCCGACCAGCGCGAAGTGTGCGCGATAGACCAGCGCCATACCGTCGAGCAAAAAAAGTTTCTTTGACACGACAGGAGGCTAATTCAATTTCCCGGAATGCCAAACAGGAAGTCGGGAATCGCCGGAACGACGACACCCGGTGGAGGTTCGGCAGACTCGCGATCCTTCAAGCGGTCCTCCGCTCTTGATCGTCCCAGTAGCGATCGTTCACGTCCGGGAAAATATTGTCCAACCACTCAATCCTCTTGAGCCAGGCTTCGTCCACGCGCGTGGTGGTGAGTTGTTCGTGCAATGCGAGGAAGCGAAGCAGATGGTCCCTCACGCGCTTGCGGGCGTAGTCCGGGCTGGTGCCCGTGCGCAGGATGAACGGCCAGTCGCTGGCCTGGGCAAGGAGAAGTTCGCGCGCCGCCTGTTTCAGGGCCCGCTCCGTCAGACCGGTCGCCCGGCGAAACCGCTGCGCCAGTTGAGTCATCCGTTCCTGCGCCAAGTCGAGATGGGGGTAAATCCATTCATTTGTTTCGTTCAACCACACACGCAAGTAACCTTCCTCGCCCCAGCTTGATGCGCTCGGCGCGGCGACCTGTTGTGTCGGATGCCGCCGCAAATATCCCTCTGGCGTGACCAGCCTGAAAAGCTTCTGGTCGTAATAGGTTTTCCGGACGAACAGATCGAGCCATTCCGGGCCTTCATACCACCAGTGGCCGAACAACTCGGCGTCGTAAGGCGAAAGGATGAGCGGCGGGCGGGCCATGATGCCGGCGAGCTTTTGAATCTGCTCCATGCGCGCGGCCAGAAAATGGCCGGCGTGCTCGTCAGCCGCGCGCCACGCGGTCTGGCGGTTGTAAACCTCCTTCGGGCCCGGACCGCCGGTGATGCGATGATATTTGATGCCGGTGAAACCCCGCACTTCCGGCGATGGCAGCCAGGGCCGCACGTAATCGAAATCGAGGTCGAAGCCGACGTCGCGGTAGAAATCGCGATAACGCGCGTCGCCCGGATAGCCCTCGTGACGCGACCAGACCTGTTTCGCGGAATCGAGGTCGCGTCCAAACGCGGCGATGCCGTTCGGCGTGAAGATGGGCGCGAACACGCCATAGCGAGGACGAGGATTCGCGTGCAGCACACCATGCGTGTCGGTGATGAACCAGCGGATGTTCGCCTCCTGCAAGGCATTTTCCACTCCGTCGGTATAGGCGCATTCCGGAAGCCAGATGCCGCGCGGATCGCGGCCGAAACAACTTCGGTAATGATCGCGGGCGGTCAGGATTTGCGCGCGGATGGAGGGTGGATGATTCACCAGCAGCGGCAGCAGCGCGTGCGTTGCGGCGCAGGTGATGATTTCCAGCCTGCCGTGCTCTTGAAACTTGCGGAACGCGCCGACGAGATTGCGTCCGTAGGCAGAGTAAGTGTCCCGGATGCTGACGAACCGCTCGTGATACATCGCGGCGAGCGGTCGAAAGGCCTCCTCCCATCGCGTGCGATAAACCTCCTTTTCCGCCAGCTCGATCAGACCGTTCAAATGCCGCGCGTAACGTTCCTGCAGGAGCGGGTCGAGCAGCATGGAGCAGAGCGTGGGTGTGAGCGTCAACGTGAGGCGCGTTTCCATGCCGTCGCGCAACCAGCCATCCATGACCTGGATGAGCGGCACGTAACTCTCGGTGATGGCCTCGAACAGCCAGTTCTCCTCGAGAAACTTTTCGTGCTCCGGATGCCGGACAAACGGCAGGTGCGCGTGCAGGACAAGTGCGAGGTAGCCTTGGGTCATCGGAGGAGCGTCGCGGTCAAACTGAAAGATAGAAGCGCAGCCGCGGCCAAAGACGAGCTCGCTTCAGACAGATGAAAAAGTTCCCGACTAGTAAACCTCATAAACTCCTTCTGAGACTTTATTGTAAGTTATGGGTCTGCTGAAACTGATGCCTCCATCACCCGGTTTTGGACTGTATGTCTGCGCATCGGGTCCGCAAACCACCTCCAAAGCATAGTACGGCTGTGAGTGACCTCCTGTGGCGTGCATTCCAAAAATCTTGATGAGGACAATGGGAACGGTCGGCGCATTCCTTGACTTGTGCGCCAGGACTTCAGGTGGATAGTAAGTTACCTCTCTCGGCGTTAAGGCCGCGACGGCTGAGGGCAGAGGACCATAGTCGATGTTCGTTACATAATAATTAGTAGGCTTGGTTTGTGGACTCAGATACATTTGAACACCCTTACGAGGTGGATACCATACGAACACGTTCGTATGGGTCGTCAGCAACTCTTCACATCCCTGATGGATGGCATCCCATCCTCCAGCCAATGTCACTTTCTCAAGCACCGTCTTCCGTTGACTTCGTCGTTCCCACCACCTGGGAGGCCAAGAGGAAGGACCAAACCAAACCGTCAGAACATAAAAACTGAACGCGCCAAAACACGCCCAAACGGCATGGATGACCGGGTGTTGAACGATTTGGTCCGCTACCTTGTTTGAGAAGGGAGAGCACAACAATTGGACAATGAATAGTAGCCCTGCAATGAAAGCCAGTAGAAATAGAAATGCGAGAACACCTGAAGCCATATCTTGGCCATCTAGGTTCGCTAAGTCGTGTGCGCGGCTTGCGGCGGTCTCAGCCGGGGATCCTGCGGATGCACTCCAACTTCACCTCGATACTCGGTATGACGGCCGAACTCCAGTTCCGCAGCACGACCATCGGTCTGGTCGGCGGAAACAGCGACAACCGGCAATTCATATTTCCCGTCGGGCAGCGCGAACCGAAAACTGAACGAGCCGTCCGGCCGCAGCTTGATGGTTCGGCCGCCAACGGTGACTTTCGCGTCCGGCTCGGTAGCTCCGTAGATGATCAGCTCCGCATTAATGTTGAACCAGAATCCTTTCGGCCATTGG
This Candidatus Angelobacter sp. DNA region includes the following protein-coding sequences:
- a CDS encoding 1,4-alpha-glucan branching protein domain-containing protein, with translation MTQGYLALVLHAHLPFVRHPEHEKFLEENWLFEAITESYVPLIQVMDGWLRDGMETRLTLTLTPTLCSMLLDPLLQERYARHLNGLIELAEKEVYRTRWEEAFRPLAAMYHERFVSIRDTYSAYGRNLVGAFRKFQEHGRLEIITCAATHALLPLLVNHPPSIRAQILTARDHYRSCFGRDPRGIWLPECAYTDGVENALQEANIRWFITDTHGVLHANPRPRYGVFAPIFTPNGIAAFGRDLDSAKQVWSRHEGYPGDARYRDFYRDVGFDLDFDYVRPWLPSPEVRGFTGIKYHRITGGPGPKEVYNRQTAWRAADEHAGHFLAARMEQIQKLAGIMARPPLILSPYDAELFGHWWYEGPEWLDLFVRKTYYDQKLFRLVTPEGYLRRHPTQQVAAPSASSWGEEGYLRVWLNETNEWIYPHLDLAQERMTQLAQRFRRATGLTERALKQAARELLLAQASDWPFILRTGTSPDYARKRVRDHLLRFLALHEQLTTTRVDEAWLKRIEWLDNIFPDVNDRYWDDQERRTA